The nucleotide sequence TGCAAGTGAAAGACGTATCTGGCAGCAGATAACCGATATTTTTGCTGAATGCTCCATAGATTATAATAAAGACGATCAAATTACGAAAGATTTTTATGCTATGGTGCAAAATAAATTCCATTATGCTATAAGCGGAAAAACAGCCGCTGAAATTGTATATGAAAGTGCAGACAGCAAAAAGGAAAATATGGGGCTTATGACATGGAAGAATTCTCCTAAGGGGCGTATTTTAAAATCTGATGTCAGTATTGCAAAAAACTATCTTGATGAAAAATCCATAAAAAGACTTGAACGGGCTATTACCGGATATTTTGATTATATCGAAGACATAATAGAAAGGGAGAATACCTTTACCATGCAGGAATTTGCCCAAAGTGTAAACGAATTTTTAGCTTTCCGTCGATATGATATTCTTCAAAATAAAGGAAAAATTTCACATACTAAGGCAAAAGAAAAAGCCGAATCGGAATATGATATATTCAATAAAACACAAAAAATAGAATCGGACTTTGATCGGGAGTTAAAAAACCTTACAAAGGAGATGAGCCATGAAAGATGAAGAAAAGTTGACAAAGATGCGGGCTCTCGAACTTTGGGATAAAAATTTAATTGAGAATATTGAAATTGGAACCTTTAAGGGCTTGCAAGAAATACATAGGTACCTGTTTCAAGATGTTTTTGATTTTGCAGGAGAAATTAGAAAGGTAAACATTTCAAAGGGGAATTTCCGCTTTGCTCCGATTTTATTTTTAGCTGAAAACCTTAAAATAATCGATAAGATGAAGTCGGAAACATTTGATGAAATTGTGGATAAATATGTAGAAATGAATGTTGCTCATCCTTTTAGAGAAGGTAATGGAAGAAGTATGAGGATATGGCTGGATGCTCTTTTAAAACAGCGTCTGGGACGCTGTGTTGATTGGGCAAAAATCGATAAGTTTTCTTATTTAAGCGCGATGGAGCGCTCTCCGATAAACAGTCTGGAACTTAAGGTTTTATTGGAATCTGCTCTGACCGATGATATTCAAAATAGAGAGATTTATATGAGGGGTATACAGGCATCTTATGAATATGAAGGCATGAGCAGTTATGATATTGGGGATATGTAAAAATATTTAGGAGTTGAAAAAATGAAATTGACATCGAAACAAAAGGGTATTATGTTTTTAATTTTATCGGCTCTTTGCTTTGCATCGATGAATTTATCGGCAAAGCTTGCCGGTAGTTTGCCTTCAATGCAAAAGGCTTTTTTTAGGAATCTAATAGCGGCTGTTGTGTCCTTTGCCGTGCTTATAAATTCAAAAGAAAAATTTCATTTGAATAAAAAAAATCTGCCCTTCTTTTTTATGAGGGCAATTTTCGGCACTATGGGGATTGTCGGAAACTTTTATGCGATAGAGCACATGCTCCTTGCGGATGCTTCTATTCTTGCAAAGCTGGCACCTTTTTTTGCCATTCTGTTTTCTTTTTTATTTTTAAAGGAAAAAATAAAGCTATATCAAATCCTTGCGGTAATCACGGCTTTTTCGGCAAGCCTTCTTATAATAAAACCGGCCTTTGCAGACACAGGCCATGTGATTGCAGCTCTTATAGGGGCTTGCGGAGGAATGATGGCAGGAGCCGCCTATACTTGTGTCCGCTGTCTTTCTCTTAAAGGTGAAAAGGGGCCTCTCATCGTATTTTTCTTTTCATTTTTTTCGATTTTAATGCTGTTTCCGCTTTTTATCATCTTTTATCATCCGATGAGCCTTTCTCAAATCATTATGCTATTGATTGCGGGCCTTTTTGGAACAGGAGGTCAGTTTTGTGTAACCGCGGCTTATGCCCATGCTCCGGCAGGTTCAATCTCGGTCTATGATTATACCCAAATAGTTTTTTCTGCAATTTTCGGTTTTGCTTTTTTAGGAGAACTTCCCGACCGATGGAGCCTTTTAGGTTTTGCCATAATTTTTGCAGTGGCTCTTTTTATGTTCTTACACCACGAAGATAAAACAGAAGTTCATGTAGATTTAAATTGATGTAGAGGAGAATAATTTATGTATATATCGTTACAGGCAATGATTTTTTTATGCTTTTGTGTTTTTCTTGCCGGTTTTGTAGATTCTGCTGCCGGTGGAGGCGGCCTTATTTCTATTCCGGCCTATTTTTTTGTAGGGCTTCCGGCTCATACGGCTATAGGCTGCAATAAGTTTTCGGCAGCCTGCGGGACAACTTTTTCAGCCTTTCGATTTTTTAAGAATGGAGCTCTTGAGTGGCGTATAGCCTTAGTTTCTGCCATGTTTTCTTTTATTTCTTCCTATCTGGGGATGAAAATTGCCTTGGGAATAGACCAAGTTTTTCTAAAAAAAGCTATGATTTTAATACTTCCGGCAATAGCTGTTATTCTTTTGCTAAAACGGAATTTCGGCAATGAAAACAAATCAAAGGAAATACCGCAAAAAAAGGCTTTTGTTTTGGCGGCCTTGATAGGTGCTTGTGTAGGTTTTTATGACGGACTTATAGGTCCGGGAACAGGTACGATTGCAATTATTGCTTATTCTGCATGGATGAAGTATGACCTAAAAACGGCATCGGGGAATGCTAAACTTTTAAACCTTGCTTCAAACTATGCTTCGTTGACAGCCGTTCTCATAAATAATAAGGTTATTTTTTCAATTGCAATTCCTGCTGCTGTTTGCGGTATTATCGGTAATTACTTAGGTGCCGGATTTGCTTTAAAGAAAGGAGCCGCATTTATCAGGCCTCTTATGATTGTTGTTATAATTTTATTGTTTGCAAAATTATTTTATGATGTATTCGGTAAGATGATATTAGGATTATTTTAAATTATCTAATTGCCATCAACTGATCGGCTTCTTCCTCGGTTATAACTTTTTCGCTTACAAGGTCATAAAATTGTTCGCTATTTGTTTTTCCGAAGAACAGAATATCATCGGTTCCTATGCTTATAGGAACTCCTGCATCCATCATTTTACGTAGCGGATGGGATTTTAGGTCTTTGGCTGCCCCCAGCATGATATTGCTTTGCGGACAAACATTGCAGCGTATCTTTCTGTCGGCTAAAAATTGCAGAACCTTATCGTTTTGAGCTGCTCCTATGCCGTGCTGAACTTCGTCCAAATCAAACATTTCAACAAAATACTTGACTGATGCCGCATCTGAAAATTCTCCGACATGAGCTTTCTTTTTTAAGCCGTATTTTTCGGCCAATTTAAAGATATATACGCATTGTTCAATACCTTCGGAAACTTCAGGCCCGTAAAGGTCTATATTTTTAAAAACCTTTGATGATATCATGGGTTCTATCCATTGTTTTAAAAAACTTTGATCTATGGTCTTTGATATTCCCAGTTCAGGAATGATTTTGATTTTATTTTTATATTTTTTTACTATACCGCTTATCCCTTCCAGAAAAGCATCCAAATTCTCATTAAACTGCTTTATAAAGCCAATATCGACGGAGCCTTCAATACAAACAACATTGTCTTTTATTGCGGTCATTATGGACATTTCTATTAGATCTATTACGTGTTGTGCTGTAGTACATGCAGGGCGAGTATATTGTCCGATTATTTCATGCATTTCATCAAGACCGTTCATTTTGCGTGGAAAATTGGGAATTTCAAAGCCTGCCCATTTTTTATAGTCTGAATACTCCATACTTAAATTCAGATGATTATGAGTATCAGCCTTGGGCTGCTTTTTATAGTAATCAAAATCTCTCATTAATACTTCCTTGTAACCATATAGTATAAGTATATCACTCTTTTTTAAAAAAGTCATATCAAATATACAATAATCCTGCAATATTATCGGTAAATTTTACTAAAAAGTTTAATCCTTTAAGAATTCTATTATTTTTTTTGCTACAAGCTCCTTTTCAACATCATTTGTAACTATGTGACTGCTTTTCTCAAGAATTAGATAGTCGTTTTGATTTCTTAAAGTCTTATCTATGAGGTCTTTTACCTTAAAGGGCACCAATTTATCGGCTTTTGATAAGACTGTAAGGCTTTGCGATCTTATAAAAACCATATTTTTTAAGGCTAATCTTTGTAATTTATAAAGGTCCGCAGATTTTGCTAAATATTCTACACCGTTATAGTCTGCCATCGCCCTTCCATATTCGGGATCATTTTCATAAGTTTTTTTAACTGTTGTTATCTTTTTGACAAAAAACTTTAAAAAAGGAGTAAGTTTTATCCTGTTATCTGTTGCTATAAAGGCCGGTGCACATAAAAATATCTTTTCAGGATTAAAGCGCGATGCAATCAGAGAGGTTAATACCCCTCCCATTGAAAGGCCCCCTACAAAAACTCGTTCATACATTGCACAGAGGTCAATATACTCATCACAAACCTTGCGGAGCCAATCTTTCCAATTAGTAGTCAAAAAATCACTCTTATTTGTGCCGTGTCCGGGAAGCCGAGGTATGTATATATTGTAGCCGGCTTCATTTAGCTGATGCCCCAGCCAAATCATATCTCTGGGAGAACCCGTGTAACCATGAATCAGCAAAATAGCCGGAGCGGTTTTTAGGCCTTTTAAAAAAAAGGGCTTCGTTGTATCTGAAAGTTTGATAGGATAATTGTCAAAAAACACGTAAAATCTCCTTTAAGTTTAAGCACATTCTAACATTATATACCTTTTTTTGCAAATAAACTAGGTATTATACCGTAAATTTTTAACCTTTTCAAATAAGGAGAATCGCTTATTTTATAACTTTAAAGGTAAGTAGCTCTTGTGTATTTAAAGAATATGTAATATATTGGTAGAAAGATATAAGGAGATTTTAAATGAAAAAAATTATTTCAGTATTATCAATCGCAGCGCTATTACTTGCAATTTCCGGCTGCGGAGGCAAATCGGAAAAGAACAACGCTGTTCTTAAAGTAATAAAGGAAGCCGAAGGTATGACTCTTGATCAGCTTTTCGAAAAGGCCTATCAAGAATCAAACGGAAAGGTTCTAAAAGGTTTGGGTAACTCAAGCCGAGGTAAGACTGCAGGAGAAACCTTTGTTGAGGCAATGAAGGCAAAATATCCCGACTATACCGGAAAAATAGATTGGTCTCAGCCTAAGAACAATACTATTTTTGACCAGCTTACAAATGATAATAAGAACGTTACCCCCGAATTTTCTATGACTCTTATTCAGGATGGAGCTCAGATTAAGGCTAAGATGATTGATACGGGCATCTTACATAATTTTGTTCCTAAAGAATGGAAAGAATCTGCAGGGGCCGATATGAAAGAAAACGGAAATCCCTTGGCCTTGCAGACTTTGAGTAAAGTTTTTATGTACAATAATGTCGAAGCTTCAAACAAGTTTTTAAATGTCTGGGATTTTGTAAAAGAAGGTCAAAGTCCGCTGTTTATGGGTTTGGAATCCGAACCTATCGGAAAAAACTTTTTGCTCATGCTTACCCATGAAAAGTATTCGAAGGTTGTAAAAGCCGC is from Treponema denticola and encodes:
- a CDS encoding virulence RhuM family protein; this translates as MKELKELSFLMYTSKEENISVNVVVKDETIWLTQKAMSELFGVGIPAISKHLKNIFDEGELDRFSTISILEIVQKEGDRNIKRDTEFFNLDAIISVGYRVNSQKATKFRIWATGVLKEYMIKGFTLDDERLKQGKTLFSHDYFRELLERVRSIRASERRIWQQITDIFAECSIDYNKDDQITKDFYAMVQNKFHYAISGKTAAEIVYESADSKKENMGLMTWKNSPKGRILKSDVSIAKNYLDEKSIKRLERAITGYFDYIEDIIERENTFTMQEFAQSVNEFLAFRRYDILQNKGKISHTKAKEKAESEYDIFNKTQKIESDFDRELKNLTKEMSHER
- the fic gene encoding protein adenylyltransferase Fic, giving the protein MKDEEKLTKMRALELWDKNLIENIEIGTFKGLQEIHRYLFQDVFDFAGEIRKVNISKGNFRFAPILFLAENLKIIDKMKSETFDEIVDKYVEMNVAHPFREGNGRSMRIWLDALLKQRLGRCVDWAKIDKFSYLSAMERSPINSLELKVLLESALTDDIQNREIYMRGIQASYEYEGMSSYDIGDM
- a CDS encoding DMT family transporter codes for the protein MKLTSKQKGIMFLILSALCFASMNLSAKLAGSLPSMQKAFFRNLIAAVVSFAVLINSKEKFHLNKKNLPFFFMRAIFGTMGIVGNFYAIEHMLLADASILAKLAPFFAILFSFLFLKEKIKLYQILAVITAFSASLLIIKPAFADTGHVIAALIGACGGMMAGAAYTCVRCLSLKGEKGPLIVFFFSFFSILMLFPLFIIFYHPMSLSQIIMLLIAGLFGTGGQFCVTAAYAHAPAGSISVYDYTQIVFSAIFGFAFLGELPDRWSLLGFAIIFAVALFMFLHHEDKTEVHVDLN
- a CDS encoding sulfite exporter TauE/SafE family protein, with amino-acid sequence MYISLQAMIFLCFCVFLAGFVDSAAGGGGLISIPAYFFVGLPAHTAIGCNKFSAACGTTFSAFRFFKNGALEWRIALVSAMFSFISSYLGMKIALGIDQVFLKKAMILILPAIAVILLLKRNFGNENKSKEIPQKKAFVLAALIGACVGFYDGLIGPGTGTIAIIAYSAWMKYDLKTASGNAKLLNLASNYASLTAVLINNKVIFSIAIPAAVCGIIGNYLGAGFALKKGAAFIRPLMIVVIILLFAKLFYDVFGKMILGLF
- a CDS encoding adenosine deaminase; the protein is MRDFDYYKKQPKADTHNHLNLSMEYSDYKKWAGFEIPNFPRKMNGLDEMHEIIGQYTRPACTTAQHVIDLIEMSIMTAIKDNVVCIEGSVDIGFIKQFNENLDAFLEGISGIVKKYKNKIKIIPELGISKTIDQSFLKQWIEPMISSKVFKNIDLYGPEVSEGIEQCVYIFKLAEKYGLKKKAHVGEFSDAASVKYFVEMFDLDEVQHGIGAAQNDKVLQFLADRKIRCNVCPQSNIMLGAAKDLKSHPLRKMMDAGVPISIGTDDILFFGKTNSEQFYDLVSEKVITEEEADQLMAIR
- a CDS encoding alpha/beta hydrolase; protein product: MFFDNYPIKLSDTTKPFFLKGLKTAPAILLIHGYTGSPRDMIWLGHQLNEAGYNIYIPRLPGHGTNKSDFLTTNWKDWLRKVCDEYIDLCAMYERVFVGGLSMGGVLTSLIASRFNPEKIFLCAPAFIATDNRIKLTPFLKFFVKKITTVKKTYENDPEYGRAMADYNGVEYLAKSADLYKLQRLALKNMVFIRSQSLTVLSKADKLVPFKVKDLIDKTLRNQNDYLILEKSSHIVTNDVEKELVAKKIIEFLKD